One Falco peregrinus isolate bFalPer1 chromosome 6, bFalPer1.pri, whole genome shotgun sequence DNA segment encodes these proteins:
- the PHB2 gene encoding prohibitin-2 isoform X1, which translates to MAQNLKDLAGRLPAGPRGVGTALKLLLGAGALAYGVRESVFIVEGGQRAIFFNRIGGVQQDTILAEGLHFRIPWFQYPIIYDIRARPRKISSPTGSKDLQMVNISLRVLTRPNAAELPSMYQRLGLDYEERVLPSIVNEVLKSVVAKFNASQLITQRAQVSLLIRRELTERAKDFSLILDDVAITELSFSREYTAAVEAKQVAQQEAQRAQFLVEKAKQEQKQKIVQAEGEATAAKMLGEALSRNPGYIKLRKIRAAQNISKTIAGSQNRVYLTADNLVLNLQDEGFTRGSDSLLLKQGKK; encoded by the exons aTGGCGCAGAACCTGAAGGACCTGGCGGGCCGGCTGCCGGCCGGGCCCCGTGGCGTCGGCACGGCCctcaagctgctgctgggcgcCGGCGCTCTGGCCTACGGCGTCCGCGAGTCCGTCTTCATCG TGGAAGGCGGCCAGCGGGCCATCTTCTTCAACCGCATCGGCGGCGTGCAGCAGGACACCATCCTTGCCGAGGGGCTGCACTTCAG GATCCCCTGGTTCCAGTACCCCATCATCTACGACATCCGAGCGCGGCCGCGGAAGATCTCGTCCCCCACCGGCTCCAAAG ACTTGCAGATGGTGAACATCTCGCTGCGCGTCCTGACGCGCCCCAACGCTGCGGAGCTGCCCAGCATGTACCAGCGTCTGGGCCTGGACTATGAGGAGCGCGTCCTGCCTTCCATCGTCAATGAAGTGCTCAAGAGCGTGGTGGCCAAGTTTAATGCTTCACAGCTCATCACTCAGAGGGCCCAG GTGTCTCTGCTCATTAGGCGAGAGCTGACAGAGCGAGCCAAGGATTTCAGCCTCATCCTGGATGATGTGGCTATCACAGAACTTAGTTTCAGTCGTGAAtacacagcagctgtggaggCAAAGCAAGTGG cccagcaggagGCACAGCGTGCACAGTTCCTGGTGGAGAAGGCCaagcaggagcagaagcagaagattGTTCAAGCTGAAGGGGAAGCTACAGCTGCCAAGATG CTCGGTGAAGCTCTGAGCAGGAATCCTGGCTACATCAAGCTACGCAAGATCCGAGCTGCTCAAAACATCTCAAAAACG atcGCTGGCTCACAAAACCGCGTGTATCTCACAGCAGATAACTTGGTACTGAACCTGCAGGATGAGGGCTTCACCAG AGGAAG TGACAGTCTCCTACTCAAAcaagggaagaaatga
- the PHB2 gene encoding prohibitin-2 isoform X2 has protein sequence MAQNLKDLAGRLPAGPRGVGTALKLLLGAGALAYGVRESVFIVEGGQRAIFFNRIGGVQQDTILAEGLHFRIPWFQYPIIYDIRARPRKISSPTGSKDLQMVNISLRVLTRPNAAELPSMYQRLGLDYEERVLPSIVNEVLKSVVAKFNASQLITQRAQVSLLIRRELTERAKDFSLILDDVAITELSFSREYTAAVEAKQVAQQEAQRAQFLVEKAKQEQKQKIVQAEGEATAAKMLGEALSRNPGYIKLRKIRAAQNISKTIAGSQNRVYLTADNLVLNLQDEGFTSDSLLLKQGKK, from the exons aTGGCGCAGAACCTGAAGGACCTGGCGGGCCGGCTGCCGGCCGGGCCCCGTGGCGTCGGCACGGCCctcaagctgctgctgggcgcCGGCGCTCTGGCCTACGGCGTCCGCGAGTCCGTCTTCATCG TGGAAGGCGGCCAGCGGGCCATCTTCTTCAACCGCATCGGCGGCGTGCAGCAGGACACCATCCTTGCCGAGGGGCTGCACTTCAG GATCCCCTGGTTCCAGTACCCCATCATCTACGACATCCGAGCGCGGCCGCGGAAGATCTCGTCCCCCACCGGCTCCAAAG ACTTGCAGATGGTGAACATCTCGCTGCGCGTCCTGACGCGCCCCAACGCTGCGGAGCTGCCCAGCATGTACCAGCGTCTGGGCCTGGACTATGAGGAGCGCGTCCTGCCTTCCATCGTCAATGAAGTGCTCAAGAGCGTGGTGGCCAAGTTTAATGCTTCACAGCTCATCACTCAGAGGGCCCAG GTGTCTCTGCTCATTAGGCGAGAGCTGACAGAGCGAGCCAAGGATTTCAGCCTCATCCTGGATGATGTGGCTATCACAGAACTTAGTTTCAGTCGTGAAtacacagcagctgtggaggCAAAGCAAGTGG cccagcaggagGCACAGCGTGCACAGTTCCTGGTGGAGAAGGCCaagcaggagcagaagcagaagattGTTCAAGCTGAAGGGGAAGCTACAGCTGCCAAGATG CTCGGTGAAGCTCTGAGCAGGAATCCTGGCTACATCAAGCTACGCAAGATCCGAGCTGCTCAAAACATCTCAAAAACG atcGCTGGCTCACAAAACCGCGTGTATCTCACAGCAGATAACTTGGTACTGAACCTGCAGGATGAGGGCTTCACCAG TGACAGTCTCCTACTCAAAcaagggaagaaatga
- the EMG1 gene encoding ribosomal RNA small subunit methyltransferase NEP1, with protein MAAPRRPREEEEEVAAEDVSLEAKRPRGQRRLLVVLEGASLETVKVGKTFELLNCDKHKALLLRNGRDPTEVRPDIAHQSLLMLMDSPLNRAGLLQVYIHTQKNVLIEVNPQTRIPRTFDRFCGLMVQLLHKLSVRAADGPQKLLKVIKNPVSDHLPVGCMKIGTSFAVPKVSDLRKLVPTAEPVAIVVGAFAHGSVNVDYTEKMVSISNYPLSAALTCAKITTAFEEVWGVV; from the exons ATGGCGGCGCCCAGGCGGCCtcgtgaggaggaggaagaagtagcAGCTGAGGATGTCTCGTTGGAGGCCAAGCggccccgcgggcagcggcggctcTTGGTGGTGCTGGAGGGGGCGAGCCTAGAGACCGTGAAG GTGGGGAAGACGTTTGAGCTCCTCAACTGCGACAAGCACAAGGCGCTGCTGCTGCGGAACGGCCGGGACCCTACGGAGGTGCGGCCCGACATCGCCCACCAG AGTCTCTTGATGCTCATGGACAGCCCGCTGAATCGGGCTGGTCTCCTGCAGGTTTATATCCACACCCAGAAGAATGTTCTAATTGAAGTCAACCCCCAAACCAGAATCCCGAGAACCTTTGATCGATTCTGTGGTCTCATGG TTCAGTTGCTGCATAAGCTCAGTGTTCGAGCAGCTGATGGGCCTCAGAAGTTGCTGAAG gTGATTAAAAATCCAGTCAGTGATCACCTCCCTGTGGGCTGTATGAAGATAGGTACCTCTTTTGCGGTTCCAAAGGTATCAGATCTGCGTAAACTGGTTCCTACAGCAGAGCCAGTTGCCATTGTTGTGGGAGCTTTTGCCCACGGTTCG gtcAATGTTGACTATACAGAAAAGATGGTCTCAATCAGCAACTACCCCCTCTCTGCTGCCCTGACATGTGCTAAAATTACTACTGCCTTTGAGGAAGTCTGGGGCGTGGTATGA
- the LPCAT3 gene encoding lysophospholipid acyltransferase 5 produces MAVAGSGWGLAQLAEALGSSEQALRLIVSILMGYPFALFQRYFLFQKETYLIHLYNVFTGLSIAYFNFGMQFFHSLLCVLIQFLILRLMGRTITAVFTTFFFQMTYLMAGYYFTATEHYDIKWTMPHCVLTLKLIGLAIDYYDGGKDLEFLTPEQRRFAVRGVPTLLEVSGFSYFYGAFMVGPQFSMTDYQKLARGEMTDVQGQRPNSFVPALKRLSLGLLFLVTYTLSSLYVSDEYLISDDYMEKPFWFRCGYILIWGKIILYKYVTCWLVTEGVCILVGLGYNGKDQNGKPLWNACANMKVWLYETTPLFTGTIASFNINTNAWVARYIFKRLKFLGNKLLSQALALLFLAVWHGLHSGYLVCFQMELLIVIVERQVINLVRDSPLLSTLASITALQPLFYVLQQANHWMFMGYSLVPFCLFTWDKWMKVYRSIYFFGHVLFLTLLLVLPYIRRAIVPRKEKLKKAE; encoded by the exons GATATCCTTTTGCCTTGTTCCAGCGCTATTTCCTCTTCCAGAAGGAGACCTACCTCATTCATCTCTACAATGTGTTCACAGGACTCTCAATTGCTTACTTCAATTTTG GGATGCAGTTCTTTCACTCCCTGCTATGTGTCCTAATCCAGTTCCTCATACTGAGACTAATGGGTCGCACAATCACTGCCGTCTTCACCACGTTCTTCTTTCAGATG ACATACCTTATGGCCGGGTATTACTTCACAGCCACAGAACATTATGACATCAAGTGGACAATGCCACATTGTGTCTTGACGCTCAAGTTGATCG GTCTGGCCATCGATTACTATGATGGAGGAAAAGATCTG GAGTTCCTGACCCCTGAGCAGCGGCGATTTGCTGTCCGGGGAGTTCCTACCTTGCTGGAGGTCTCAGGATTCTCTTATTTCTATGGTGCCTTCATGGTGGGGCCTCAGTTCTCCATGACAGACTATCAGAAACTGGCAAGGGGTGAGATGACTGACGTTCAAGGCCAGAGACCCAATAG tttTGTGCCTGCTCTCAAGCGCCTGAGTCTGGGTCTCTTGTTTCTAGTAACCTATACCTTGTCAAGCCTGTACGTCTCTGATGAATACCTCATCTCAGATGATTATATG GAGAAGCCTTTCTGGTTCCGCTGTGGTTACATATTGATCTGGGGCAAAATTATACTCTACAAATACGTAACTTGCTGGCTTGTTACG GAAGGTGTCTGCATCCTTGTTGGTCTGGGGTACAATGGGAAGGACCAGAATGGAAAGCCTTTGTGGAACGCCTGTGCCAACATGAAGGTCTGGCTGTATGAGACAACACCTTTGTTCACAGGGACCATTGCATCTTTCAACATCAACACCAATGCTTGGGTGGCCCG CTACATCTTCAAGCGCCTGAAGTTCCTGGGTAACAAACTGCTGTCACAGGCGCTGGCCCTGTTATTCCTGGCTGTTTGGCACGGGCTGCACTCTGGCTACCTGGTGTGCTTTCAGATGGAGCTGCTTATAGTCATCGTTGAAAGACAG GTCATAAACCTTGTCCGGGACAGTCCCCTCCTAAGCACTCTAGCCTCCATCACTGCCTTGCAGCCCCTCTTCTACGTGCTGCAGCAGGCTAACCACTGGATGTTTATGGGTTACTCTCTGGTGCCATTTTGCCTTTTCACCTGGGACAAATGGATGAAG GTGTACAGgtctatttatttctttggcCATGTGTTGTTCCTCACCTTATTATTGGTGTTGCCTTACATTCGCAGAGCAATTGTGCCAcgaaaagaaaagctaaaaaaagcAGAGTAG